The following DNA comes from Xiphophorus hellerii strain 12219 chromosome 5, Xiphophorus_hellerii-4.1, whole genome shotgun sequence.
TGACCTGTGAGTCCTGAAATCTCCCATGATGCTCCTCTGCAGCATGACGGTCCAGCTGTGGTGCCTGTCGTTCCGGCAGCCGTACGCCGGTCTGGTTCTGGACGGGGTGAAGACCGTGGAGAGCCgctggcgccccctgctggcgcCGCTGGAGAACCGCACCTTGGCGGTCCACATCGCCCGGCGGGACTGGGAGGGGGAGGAGTGGAGGGCGGTGTTGGGCGGAGCCTGGGGGCTGAGCGCCGCCGGCgtccaggagctgctggagtCTGGGGAACGCTTCGGCCGCGGCGTGGTGGCAGGTAGGCAGAAACGGCGtagttaaaaattaaactggGTTTTTCCAATACTTATGGAATcaccatttattttataaacatcAACAGTGTGTCTCCACTTATGAGGTTGAACTGAAGAATaaattgtttaatggttacacagccccccaaaaaaacctttggtaattttttgtgtttttctttgttccacTGTCTGTAAAACTCTAAATAGGATTTTAGAGCCCCTTGCAGCCCCCTCTGGGTTACGGCCCTgcgctcctcctgcggctccaccAATCAGATGGCTGCACAGCTcagtgacacttatcttaacaTTAATGATTAGAATGACGTTCAGTTGTGTAACTTTAGGAactcgttcattcgtggctgttttcacgtttatcaatctgttcatattagtctccaTGTTTGAAGTTTTCTGGAAGCTCGACGCCGTTCCGGGtcatataaatattataatgaTATATATTTCTATTACCTGGACAtaaagacacagcgggacggaaCATCAGTCAAATTCTGAGGTTTATTGTCTCTTCTTATTTCTAAATGAGCAGCTTCACGTTCAAAAACAAGCCCAGAAAACTGAACccgactcattaaatttgcaagaaactttagaaaaaacaagcccaaagtcgtttataataatcggacttgaTGACAGAAACCCAAAGTGGCGCCTGTTTTTCCAGGAATAAGATGTGCGTCTCCTCCACAGTTCAGCATAGAAACGGTGGCGAGACGCACAGAGGAGATGAAAATGAATTACCTGTTTCTGAAAACACTGGCTGATTAACGCCTTACTGACATCACGGCAGGtaatcatcccacagcatctggcaggaaaactgggacacctgggcttcagcacccccctgcgcaactggctgctagacttcctcaccgacagacctcagtcagtccaGATCGGACAACACATCTCCGAtatcatcaccctcagcacaggctcccctcagggctgcgtcctgagccctctgctgttcactctgatgacacacgactgcgcccccaggttcgccaccaaccacatcgtgaagttcgcggacgacacaacggtggtgggcctcatcagagacgacaacgacctggactacagagaggaggtggagcagctggtggactggtgcagagacaacagcctgatcctgaacgttgacaagacgaaggagatgatcgtcgacttcaggaagaaccggcccagccacgctccactgctcatcagcagctcggctgtggaggtggtcagcagcaccaaattcctgggggtgcacatcactaacgacctcacctggactgggaacaccacgtctctggtcaagagggcacagaaacgcttgtatttccttcggaggatgagaagagcacacctgcccccgcccatcctcaagacgttctacagaagcaccatagagagcat
Coding sequences within:
- the LOC116720130 gene encoding protein CXorf40A; the protein is MMLLCSMTVQLWCLSFRQPYAGLVLDGVKTVESRWRPLLAPLENRTLAVHIARRDWEGEEWRAVLGGAWGLSAAGVQELLESGERFGRGVVAGLVDVGGTWQCPTSLPEAELAELQRSAVLIGLEQKHLTRLSNPRWLKGPLKTPGGRDLWTLEIPAELLP